In Leptotrichia buccalis C-1013-b, the genomic window TCAGTTATACAAAGGGAATTTATATAAATATTCTAATTTTTATTTTATTTTCAGTAAGTCTGAACATAACAGTAGGGCTTATGGGGCAGCTTAATTTGGGGCAGGCTGGATTTATTGCAATTGGTGGATATTCAGCGGCATTTATTTCTAAAATATTAGTAAATTACAATTTACCTCCAATTATACAATTGATTTTAGTATCATTGTTTGGTGGACTGGTTGCGGCTATTTTTGGATTTTTGGTTGGTGGAAGTACGCTTAGATTAAGAGGAGATTATCTTGCAATCATTACTTTAGCATTTGGAGAAATAGTAAAATATATTATTCAGAATTTAGATTTTTTAGGTGGAGCAACTGGATTAAACAACATTCCAACAATCTTGGATTTTTCAAATACTTATTTCATCGTAGTTATTTCAATTGTCATAATTACAATGGCAATGACTTCACGAAAAGGAAAGGAAATATTGTCAATTAGGGAAGATGAAATTGCAGCGGAAAATATTGGAATCGGACTAAATCGTGTAAAACTTTATGGATTTGCTTTTTCAGCATTTTTTGCTGGAGTTGGAGGTTCGTTATTTGCCCATAATATTGGGATTTTGACACCTGATAAATTTGGTTTTTTATTCTCGATAGAAATTCTTGTTATGGTGGTACTTGGTGG contains:
- a CDS encoding branched-chain amino acid ABC transporter permease, producing MEKNNKDVKIKNVDNKEKNQKTKENKETKEYKWQNLNYFNKLKVKNYVVTFISIIALYIVLSFTFDPNDAFSYTKGIYINILIFILFSVSLNITVGLMGQLNLGQAGFIAIGGYSAAFISKILVNYNLPPIIQLILVSLFGGLVAAIFGFLVGGSTLRLRGDYLAIITLAFGEIVKYIIQNLDFLGGATGLNNIPTILDFSNTYFIVVISIVIITMAMTSRKGKEILSIREDEIAAENIGIGLNRVKLYGFAFSAFFAGVGGSLFAHNIGILTPDKFGFLFSIEILVMVVLGGLGSITGAIVAATILTLLNERLRDVSQFRYLIYAIILISLMIFRPKGIFGTKEFTFAGTKRRINRIRNYRNNKNEKE